A part of Candida albicans SC5314 chromosome 2, complete sequence genomic DNA contains:
- a CDS encoding uncharacterized protein (Protein with a predicted role in mitochondrial iron metabolism; Hap43-repressed; expression upregulated during growth in the mouse cecum; Spider biofilm induced), whose translation MFVNKRLLAYIPKRLYHFKTLPTPNPNALKFISPECNILPMDDKTFEFTTTLQAIHSPLALTLFKIPGVKSVMLGHDFLTVNKQDYINWANLRPEIVEQLDEFLTSKKHPVITKELVDEAQREAEEESELISMIKELIETRIRPAIQDDGGDIELKGFDEETGTVFVKLQGACKSCSASEDTLKHGIESMLMHYVEEVKEVIQILDPEEEIAVKEFERLEQKLKNGNSQGEQAPPSL comes from the coding sequence ATGTTTGTGAACAAACGCTTACTCGCATATATTCCAAAAAGATTGTACCATTTCAAGACTTTGCCAACGCCAAATCCCAATGCTTTAAAATTTATATCACCAGAGTGTAATATACTACCTATGGATGACAAAACATTTGAATTCACAACGACTTTACAAGCCATTCATTCTCCATTGGCGTTAActcttttcaaaattccTGGTGTCAAATCTGTAATGTTGGGACACGATTTCCTTACTGTTAATAAGCAAGATTATATTAATTGGGCAAACTTAAGACCAGAGATTGTGGAACAATTGGATGAGTTTTTGACCTCTAAAAAGCATCCAGTGATTACTAAAGAGCTAGTGGACGAAGCTCAAAGAGAAGCCGAGGAAGAGTCTGAATTAATTTCCATGATTAAAGAGTTGATAGAAACTAGAATTAGACCAGCTATACAAGATGATGGAGGTGATATCGAATTGAAAGGCtttgatgaagaaacaGGAACAGTTTTTGTGAAATTACAGGGAGCTTGTAAGTCCTGTAGTGCAAGTGAAGATACTTTGAAACATGGTATTGAAAGTATGTTGATGCATTACGTCGAAGAGGTCAAAGAAGTCATACAGATTTTGGAtccagaagaagaaatagcCGTGAAAGAGTTTGAAAGATTagaacaaaaattgaaaaatggtaATAGTCAAGGCGAACAAGCTCCTCCAAGTTTGTAA
- a CDS encoding uncharacterized protein (Ortholog(s) have DNA translocase activity, role in chromatin remodeling, nucleosome disassembly, transcription elongation from RNA polymerase II promoter and RSC complex localization): MTKDIENQSSSSSKFESILPDLFTVYEHTNKDVLTNEILPVDFYQENPMKIVSSLQSHTTTDVTSIKNKYKNGQYSTPYQLFHDIKAVASILLNKEENGSLQYKELDFFYKFSTELLLREVGNLIKFNNETGEIKTELETQLDEDFTKIITNYNISNGEVITYISTTEEPEPQSSSVLYQHHQHKEEPTKKTQPLFSSVISKSELDNRASIVPSPYGLAQVVPSIKDSSSENTLETLSPIANRIPSPLDQPTNILHDFFHPTWYTISVPAWLTYTSQTIKPANLNTNQESEDGVGASTKTKLSILKNRDNDYSTKPTNIWGPGNYYRSFAPSRNSSGSIVGNKLKANVWLQHIGMTEIAELKESFVENKNETNPLDNDTVVGKEDAGEGKSSKENGAEPTNGHQASEKTQQPSSRQAINIANIIKWDPTKVEELNYLKEHKQDLVNPQKLQKMISISLLKLNKLRQQRYSRSDVRNPLAPQHEENILYNRVVKLISIAIQLFNVNPGCFSYQFSKNIPVLVSEFSGTLPGIPPTKAIVNNGTTATTKSNRLPNLKGPSAYRKRPTRFA; the protein is encoded by the exons ATGAcaaaagatattgaaaatcaaagtTCTTCAC TGTCCAAGTTTGAGAGCATATTACCAGATTTGTTTACAGTATATGAACATACAAATAAAGATGTTTTAACCAATGAGATACTTCCAGTGGACTTTTACCAGGAAAACCCTATGAAAATAGTGTCATCATTGCAATCACACACAACAACGGATGTCACCAGTATTAAAAATAAGTATAAAAACGGACAGTATTCTACACCATACCAATTATTCCATGATATTAAGGCTGTTGCATCCATTTTGTtgaacaaagaagaaaatggaTCTTTACAATATAAAGAGTTAGATTTTTTCTACAAATTTTCTACAGAATTGTTATTACGTGAAGTTGGtaatttgatcaaattcaacaatgaAACCGGCGAGATTAAAACTGAATTGGAAACACAATTAGATGAAGATTTTACCAAGATAATCACCAACTATAATATTTCCAATGGGGAAGTCATTACCTATATTTCAACCACCGAAGAACCAGAACCTCAATCTTCCAGCGTGCTctatcaacatcatcaacataAGGAAGAACCAACGAAAAAGACCCAACCATTGTTCTCTTCTGTAATTTCTAAATCAGAGTTGGATAATAGAGCATCGATTGTTCCTTCACCTTACGGACTTGCCCAAGTTGTTCCTAGTATTAAAGATTCACTGTCCGAAAATACATTGGAGACCTTATCGCCTATTGCCAATAGAATTCCCTCACCATTGgaccaaccaaccaataTTTTACACGACTTTTTCCACCCCACTTGGTATACTATTTCGGTGCCAGCTTGGTTAACTTACACCTCACAGACTATAAAACCAGCAAACCTTAATACCAATCAAGAACTGGAGGATGGAGTCGGTGCCTCAACCAAGACAAagctttcaattttgaagaatAGAGATAACGATTATTCAACGAAACCAACCAATATTTGGGGCCCAGGAAACTACTATCGATCATTTGCACCATCACGTAACCTGTCTGGGTCCATTGTGggaaacaaattgaaagctAATGTTTGGTTGCAACATATTGGTATGACAGAGATTGCTGAACTCAAAGAAagttttgttgaaaataaaaatgaaacgAATCCTTTGGATAATGATACAGTAGTGGGTAAAGAGGATGCAGGTGAAGGTAAATCTAGTAAAGAAAACGGGGCTGAACCTACCAATGGACATCAAGCCAGTGAAAAAACTCAACAACCGTCATCTCGTCAAGCCATAAATATCGCCAATATTATCAAGTGGGATCCAACAAAAGTCGAAGAGTTGAACTATTTGAAAGAGCATAAACAAGATTTGGTCAATCCTCaaaaacttcaaaaaaTGATCTCcatatcattattgaaattgaataagCTACGTCAACAAAGATATTCACGAAGTGATGTACGAAACCCATTGGCTCCTCAACatgaagaaaatattttgtacAATAGAGTGGTCAAACTAATTTCTATAGCTATTCAGTTGTTCAACGTAAACCCAGGATGTTTTTCATACCAATTTAGTAAAAATATCCCGGTGTTAGTATCTGAATTCAGTGGTACATTACCAGGAATCCCTCCAACCAAGGCAATTGTCAATAACGGTACCACTGCTACCACTAAACTGAACCGGTTGCCTAATCTCAAGGGTCCATCAGCATATAGAAAAAGACCAACAAGATTTGCTTGA
- a CDS encoding uncharacterized protein (Ortholog(s) have (R)-carnitine transmembrane transporter activity, choline transmembrane transporter activity, ethanolamine transmembrane transporter activity), giving the protein MSDSIEKKDSNSSKRASVGKGEIHNILSNRVTNHVTTNLDALAVADDKKAERLLKEAQANLELVAETGYSPELRRNFSIVSLLGIGFGITNSWFGISGSLVAGISSGGPMMIIYGIIIVAVFSVFIGVTLSELSSAYPNAAAQIYWAQKLAPPKYARACAYFTGILSAAGSTFTTASVNMTSATAIVGMYMLHHPEKTIERWQVFIVYEAITVLLVFFNIYEKPLPMISSTTLYTSLFSFVVITIVVLSMHDGDFQSPHFVFVEFNNGTGWSSSAIAFIVGLINPNWSFSCLDAATHIAEESLSPATDIPKAILGTVAIGFITSFTYSIAMFFSIKNLDEILSSNTGVPILDIYYQATNSKAAAVGLEFLILLTSLGCSIGCSTWASRIIYSFARDNGLPLSKVWAKVDSRTGNVVNAHLLSNFWVMVIGCIYLGSSTAYNSILISCVTFLLLSYLIPTVFLVFKRNKIRHGPFWLNGFGLVCNIGLIVWAIFAFVFYNFPNVMPVTGSNMNYSSGVFGVCLIFSVADWTLRGRHQYTSLEEREKVKDELASQVSNQITNIQSIVSNRH; this is encoded by the coding sequence ATGTCTGACTCgattgaaaagaaagattccaattcatcaaaaagAGCCAGTGTTGGTAAAGGTGAAATACACAATATTCTATCAAATAGAGTCACCAATCATGTGACAACTAACTTGGATGCTTTGGCGGTGGCTGATGATAAAAAAGCCGAAAGACTCTTGAAAGAAGCACAAGCTAACTTAGAATTAGTCGCTGAAACTGGGTACTCCCCTGAACTTAGGAGAAATTTTAGTATTGTTTCTCTTTTGGGTATTGGTTTTGGTATCACCAATAGTTGGTTTGGTATCCTGGGTTCCTTAGTAGCTGGTATCAGTTCTGGTGGGCCAATGATGATTATCTatggtattattattgttgcagttttttctgttttcaTTGGTGTTACTCTTTCCGAACTTTCGTCAGCTTATCCTAATGCTGCAGCACAAATTTATTGGGCACAAAAATTGGCACCCCCAAAGTATGCTCGTGCCTGTGCTTATTTCACTGGTATTTTGCTGGCAGCTGGTAGTACTTTTACTACAGCTAGTGTCAATATGACATCTGCTACAGCTATTGTTGGTATGTACATGCTCCACCATCCtgaaaaaacaattgaaagatgGCAAgtgtttattgtttatgAGGCTATCACAGTATTGTTAGtgtttttcaacatttaCGAAAAGCCGTTGCCCATGATCTCAAGTACCACCTTGTACACTTctcttttttcatttgttgttATCACCATTGTTGTTCTTTCGATGCACGATGGCGACTTTCAAAGCCCACATTTTGTTTTCgttgaatttaataatgGTACTGGTTGGTCCTCTTCAGCCATTGCATTCATCGTTGGTTTGATCAATCCTAATTGGAGTTTTTCGTGTTTGGATGCTGCCACTCACATTGCTGAAGAAAGTTTAAGTCCAGCTACAGATATTCCTAAAGCCATTCTTGGAACAGTTGCTATTGGGTTTATCACTTCCTTCACTTATTCTATTGCtatgtttttttctattaAAAACTTGGATGAGATTTTATCATCCAACACCGGGGTACCTATTTTGgatatttattatcagGCCACCAATTCTAAAGCTGCAGCTGTGGGTTTGGAATTTCTTATTCTTTTGACTTCCCTTGGTTGTTCGATTGGTTGCAGTACTTGGGCATCGAGAATTATTTATAGTTTTGCCAGAGATAACGGATTGCCATTGTCAAAAGTATGGGCAAAAGTTGATAGCAGAACTGGAAATGTGGTGAATGCCCATCTCTTGTCAAATTTCTGGGTCATGGTTATTGGTTGTATTTATTTGGGTTCCTCAACTGCGTACAATTccattttgatttcttgtgTTACTTTCTTGTTACTTTCATACTTGATTCCAACAGTATTCTTGGTAttcaaaagaaacaaaatcaGACATGGCCCCTTCTGGTTAAATGGTTTTGGTTTAGTTTGTAATATCGGGTTGATTGTATGGGCTATATTCGCTTTTGTTTTCTATAATTTCCCTAACGTGATGCCGGTTACTGGAAGCAATATGAATTACTCGTCAGGGGTGTTTGGagtttgtttgattttttcgGTAGCAGATTGGACTTTGAGAGGAAGACACCAATACACGTCTCttgaagaaagagaaaaagttAAGGATGAATTGGCCCTGCAAGTATCCAATCAAATTACCAATATTCAATCTATTGTTTCAAATAGACACTGA
- the ATP18 gene encoding F1F0 ATP synthase subunit i (F1F0 ATP synthase complex subunit; gene has intron): protein MGSLPRYPFPVLKTYWPYAIGAGITYYLVYKGSIASANSDEFINDPRNPRFAKGGKYIDLDKRD from the exons atggGTTCCCTTCCAAGATATCCTTTCCcagttttgaaaacttaCTGGCCATACGCTATTGGTG CTGGTATTACTTACTATTTAGTTTATAAGGGATCAATTGCTTCAGCTAACTCCGATGAATTCATCAATGACCCAAGAAACCCAAGATTTGCCAAAGGTGGTAAATACATTGATTTAGATAAAAGAGATTAA
- a CDS encoding uncharacterized protein (Ortholog of C. dubliniensis CD36 : Cd36_15550, C. parapsilosis CDC317 : CPAR2_213190, Candida tenuis NRRL Y-1498 : CANTEDRAFT_119026 and Debaryomyces hansenii CBS767 : DEHA2G08514g) codes for MILINPMISKCLINRNVASRHWFKLLATRSITTSTTNFTNNSLVYNLNNYKSSFPEDFTVNEDISKYINLNKHKLETQSLKIGIIYANKETKTNSKLIEALMADPLASGNEIWFDKIANRKSFGKFVYNDAPEVDEESGEFGIPSPILSGNYRNKFQQQIEIANDLIIEEVSDVTNTGDYIFLINVSNELKNTDYHKDVKNKILLNVLDNCEFTPYSSESTPVTFATSSHSHLIKINSQLAYKGITEFISKDVMATDTFINSMTDSNIYELYKAINWFTQTSVLEEWLLHNIKSQIKEQISTAAAPEEINDISNMEIARFTDLVNTELQDEFKPKTTKFFHKNLIWWKLYYKNDNVEYDIKDFFMNHFMNKSIENYNYLKGKISSVDAEVIDNPLLKLKNKVINKRIAEEIQPFVYRALATAFLYYQLPISLISFCGYQYFGYGANECIALTTLGLVLGFNQVSKIWTNFTEKWLNDLFEEIRICLGKECIEEGLLKQSNLQLDKDIKTTLLRQEILNEINKDATD; via the coding sequence ATGATACTAATAAATCCCATGATTAGCAAATGCTTGATTAATAGAAATGTTGCTAGCAGACATTGGTTTAAATTATTGGCCACCAGGTCTATTACTACATCTACCACAAATTTCACCAACAATAGTCTCGTGTACAATTTGAACAACTACAAAAGTTCTTTTCCAGAAGATTTCACGGTAAATGAGGACATCAGCAAATATATCAACTTGAATAAGCACAAACTAGAAACTCAGCTGTTAAAGATTGGAATAATATATGCCAATAAAGAGACTAAAACTAACTCGAAATTAATTGAAGCATTAATGGCTGATCCATTGGCTTCTGGTAATGAAATTTggtttgataaaattgccAACAGAAAGTCTTTTGGGAAATTTGTATATAACGATGCACCCGAAGTGGATGAAGAAAGCGGAGAGTTTGGAATTCCTTCACCAATACTATCAGGCAACTACagaaataaatttcaaCAGCAAATTGAGATTGccaatgatttgattattgaaGAAGTTTCTGACGTCACAAACACTGgtgattatatttttttaatcaatgTTTCAAACGAATTAAAGAATACAGATTATCATAAAGACGTCAAGAATAAAATACTACTCAACGTTCTTGACAATTGTGAATTTACTCCTTATAGTTCCGAATCCACCCCAGTTACTTTTGCGACAAGCTCTCATAGccatttaattaaaataaacAGTCAGCTTGCTTACAAAGGTATAACTGAATTCATATCAAAAGACGTAATGGCAACTGATACGTTTATTAACAGCATGACGGACAGTAACATTTATGAACTATACAAAGCTATAAATTGGTTTACTCAGACACTGGTGTTGGAAGAATGGCTTTTACATAATATAAAATCCCAAATCAAAGAACAAATATCCACTGCTGCTGCACCAGAAGAGATTAATGATATTTCCAATATGGAGATTGCTAGATTTACAGATTTGGTTAATACCGAATTGCAAGACGAGTTTAAACCAAAAACAACCAAATTCTTCCATAAAAACCTCATTTGGTGGAAATTGTACTacaaaaatgataatgtgGAATATGATATAAAGGATTTTTTTATGAACCACTTTATGAACAAAAGTATAGAAAACTACAATTACTTGAAAGGGAAAATTAGTCTGGTTGACGCCGAAGTGATTGACAAtccattattgaaattgaaaaataaagtgATCAACAAACGTATTGCTGAAGAAATACAACCATTTGTATACCGTGCTTTGGCGACTGCATTTTTATATTACCAACTCCCTATATCACTTATATCATTTTGTggttatcaatattttggCTACGGCGCTAATGAATGTATTGCATTGACCACCCTAGGTTTAGTTTTAGGGTTTAACCAGGTTTCCAAAATATGGACTAACTTTACTGAGAAATGGCTCAATGACTTGTTTGAAGAAATCAGGATTTGTCTAGGGAAAGAGTGCATCGAAGAAGGATTACTCAAACAATCCAATCTTCAATTGGACAAAGATATCAAGACCACACTTTTAAGACAAGAAATCTTAAACGAAATCAATAAAGATGCCACAGATTAA
- the SMF3 gene encoding putative divalent metal ion transporter (Putative vacuolar iron transporter; alkaline upregulated; caspofungin repressed; induced by Mnl1 under weak acid stress; Hap43-repressed) — MNQQQQQPLLKRVAHSVKKYATFIGPGLVVSVSYMDPGNYSTSVSSGSMYQYKLCFIIFMANLFAIILQALCVKLGTITGLDLAEMCRLHLNPKLNLFMYFCAEIAIIATDLAEVVGTAISLEILFGIPLLYGVVITVLDVLIILMAYHKDGSMKQTKFFEILVSILVAATCVCFILELFKCNFEPGSGWKIFKGFLPVNKEIFKESMALFLSCAIVGSTVMPHSLFLGSALVQPRLKEYDETHGTKANVLPVENEDTTRLVPPHQPVEGSRLRRISDGSLLTNKYKPSYAAIKYCLNYSYVELVSSLFIVAVFVNSAILIVAGSTLYGKPDAADADLLSIYEMLSYYISPAAGLVFALSMLFSGQSAGIVCTMAGQIISEGFINWTLEPWKRRIITRVLAIVPVIVVVGILGREGVSKVMNSSQVVLSFILPIVSAPLIYFTSKKEFMTVIDTSSTDESTPLLEENDLDEQIPVKKISFENGSLLRNASILTWVIITGLNVYLIIAFANGADI; from the coding sequence atgaatcaacaacaacaacaaccactaCTAAAACGAGTTGCTCATTCTGTGAAAAAATATGCCACGTTTATAGGCCCAGGTTTAGTGGTCAGTGTGAGTTATATGGATCCAGGAAACTATCTGACATCAGTATCATCAGGATCGATGTACCAATATAAATTatgtttcattattttcatgGCCAATTTGTTTGCTATCATTTTGCAAGCCTTGTGTGTCAAATTGGGGACCATCACAGGTTTAGATTTAGCAGAAATGTGCCGATTACATTTAAACCCAAAGTTGAACCTTTTCATGTATTTCTGTGCTGAAATCGCCATTATAGCCACCGATTTGGCCGAGGTTGTTGGAACCGCGATTTCGTTGGAGATTTTATTTGGGATTCCTTTATTATATGGGGTTGTAATTACCGTTTTGGAtgttttaattattttaatGGCATATCACAAGGATGGAAGCATGAAACAGACCAAATTCTTTGAAATATTGGTATCAATATTGGTGGCTGCCACGTGTGTTTGCTTTATTTTAGAACTTTTTAAATGTAACTTTGAGCCGGGATCTGGCtggaaaatatttaaaGGATTTTTACCGGtcaataaagaaatattcAAGGAGTCGATGGCGTTGTTTTTGAGTTGTGCGATTGTTGGTCTGACAGTCATGCCTCATTCCTTGTTTTTAGGCTCCGCATTGGTTCAACCAAGATTGAAGGAATATGATGAGACACATGGCACCAAAGCAAATGTTTTGCCcgttgaaaatgaagacACCACGAGATTGGTGCCACCTCATCAACCAGTAGAAGGGTCGAGATTACGCAGAATCTCCGATGGGTCATTATTGACAAACAAGTATAAACCCTCGTATGCAGCAATCAAgtattgtttgaattaCTCGTATGTTGAATTGGTTCTGTCGttgtttattgttgctGTGTTTGTGAACTCGGcaattttgattgttgcCGGGTCTACTTTGTATGGCAAACCAGATGCAGCCGATGCCGACTTGTTGTCAATTTATGAAATGTTGTCCTATTATATCTCACCCGCTGCTGGGTTGGTTTTTGCATTGTCAATGTTGTTTTCGGGACAAAGTGCTGGTATTGTATGCACTATGGCAGGGCAAATTATCAGTGAAGGGTTTATCAATTGGACATTAGAACCTTGGAAGAGAAGAATCATAACCAGAGTATTGGCAATTGTTCCAGTTATAGTGGTTGTTGGAATCTTGGGTAGAGAGGGTGTTTCAAAAGTAATGAACTCTTCCCAAGTTGTATTGAGTTTCATTTTACCAATTGTCAGTGCAccattaatttatttcacttccaaaaaagaattcaTGACGGTGATAGATACATCTCTGACAGACGAGTCTACCCCACTtttagaagaaaatgatcttgatgaacaaattccagtgaaaaaaatcagTTTTGAAAACGGTAGTCTACTTCGTAATGCTAGTATTCTCACCTGGGTTATCATTACAGGTTTGAATGTCTATTTAATTATTGCATTTGCCAATGGGGCtgatatttaa
- a CDS encoding uncharacterized protein (Protein with a multidrug and toxin extrusion protein domain; induced by Mnl1 under weak acid stress): MVLFPTINRLANPNNAGGLTGSRRRRLFVPPSTQYPLFIYGDGDDQRSFLSNIEVGSQIYSPEDDHSDVASVSTSRSLPSTLSSVQTADDQESFHDWLHEEHQRRISAASSPAGSSDEDDLELGRRRSGTMPTVISPQEDFLNLKTDYNLESKSLFKNSLPLILTFILEHIFSIVCLVVVGKLGTKQLGAVSLATMTSTITFAIFEGTATALDTLCPQAYGAGNYELMSIFVQRCNIFSMILFLPCALFWWFSGSILKYVIDDPEVVHLTQEFLRCLILGAPGYILFENSKRFLQAQGIFEAGTGILFVSAPINIGLSWFLVWNETYGIGYIGAPIATGINFWLMMILLVLYVRYIDGGKCWFGLASMEELFSNWNQIIHLAIPGIVMMESEYMAYEIMTLFASYFGTVQLAAQSAVSSIASLTYMVPFSVGIAATTRIANFIGGQNMVGAILATRVAMVAAVIVSTINCLALFSFRYEIARIFSDDPEVISLIVDLLNPLVSVLQIFDGIASVNSGILRAQGSQKIGGYINFIAYYAFALPLAMVLSKIVGLQVFGLWIGVGSGMAVIALSETAVIMFSNWDDILMKAGIMNEFGFDDSDDDGEDDDIF, translated from the coding sequence ATGGTTTTATTTCCAACAATAAACAGACTTGCCAATCCTAATAATGCAGGCGGGCTCACCGGTAGTAGAAGACGAAGGTTATTTGTCCCACCATCGACACAGTACCCACTTTTCATATACGGCGATGGCGATGACCAACGTTCATTTTTGTCAAACATAGAAGTTGGATCACAAATATATAGCCCAGAAGACGACCATAGTGATGTTGCAAGCGTTAGCACTTCGCGATCTTTGCCATCGACTTTGAGTTCAGTGCAGACCGCTGATGACCAAGAATCATTCCACGACTGGTTGCATGAAGAGCATCAACGGAGGATATCCGCAGCATCCTCACCAGCAGGAAGTAGTGATGAAGACGATTTAGAGTTGGGGAGGAGGCGATCTGGCACCATGCCAACTGTCATTAGTCCCCAGGAAGACTTTCTTAATTTAAAAACCGATTATAATCTAGAGTCAAAAagtttattcaaaaattcgTTGCCATTAATATTAACATTTATCTTGGAACATATATTTTCGATTGTATGTTTGGTGGTTGTAGGAAAATTGGGTACAAAACAATTAGGGGCCGTGTCGTTGGCAACTATGACTTCAACAATTACGTTTGCTATCTTTGAAGGAACGGCAACTGCGTTAGATACGTTATGTCCACAAGCTTACGGTGCAGGCAACTATGAGTTGATGAGTATTTTTGTACAGAGATGTAATATTTTTTCcatgattttgtttttgccATGTGCTTTATTTTGGTGGTTTTCTGGACTGATCCTAAAATATGTCATTGACGATCCTGAAGTGGTCCATTTAACTCAGGAATTTTTAAGGTGCTTGATATTGGGGGCACCAGGCtatattctttttgaaaactCAAAGAGATTTTTGCAGGCTCAGGGTATATTTGAAGCTGGCACGGGTATACTATTCGTCAGTGCTCCAATCAATATTGGACTTTCGTGGTTTCTTGTATGGAATGAGACATATGGGATTGGCTATATTGGTGCACCCATTGCCACAGGGATTAATTTCTGgttaatgatgatattgttaGTTCTTTATGTCAGATACATTGATGGAGGAAAGTGTTGGTTTGGATTAGCGTCTATGGAAGAGCTTTTCAGTAACTGGAATCAAATCATTCATTTGGCCATACCTGGTATTGTTATGATGGAATCTGAATACATGGCATATGAAATAATGACCTTGTTTGCATCGTACTTTGGGACCGTTCAATTAGCAGCTCAGAGTGCCGTTTCCAGTATTGCATCACTTACATATATGGTACCATTTTCTGTGGGAATTGCTGCTACCACCAGGATTGCTAATTTTATTGGTGGGCAGAATATGGTTGGAGCTATCTTAGCCACTAGAGTAGCCATGGTGGCGGCAGTGATTGTTTCCACCATAAACTGTTTAGCATTGTTTTCGTTCCGATACGAGATTGCTCGGATTTTCTCAGATGATCCTGAAGTGATTTCACTCATTGTCGATTTATTGAACCCTTTGGTGAGTGTTTTACAAATTTTCGATGGTATTGCCTCGGTCAATAGTGGTATATTGAGAGCTCAAGGTTCACAAAAGATAGGTGGCtatataaattttattgCATATTACGCATTTGCATTGCCATTGGCTATGGTTTTGAGTAAAATTGTTGGCCTACAAGTCTTTGGTTTATGGATTGGTGTTGGCAGTGGAATGGCTGTGATTGCCTTGAGTGAAACTGCCGTTATTATGTTTAGTAATTGGGATGACATATTAATGAAGGCAGGTATAATGAATGAGTTTGGTTTTGATGATAGTGATGACGATggtgaagatgatgatatatTTTAG
- a CDS encoding uncharacterized protein (Protein of unknown function; induced by alpha pheromone in SpiderM medium): MNNSNDWSFSLCDDSLELFDAIEEEVGDNDTTIHPKSDDSNNGDKCTPSNQYNPFILTKMNYFERKHPKTKSKMFDKKIKVKATDILKNIGSTPPENLNWDFTCSWIHRKGIPTEILKEGFCNRVVNSENYQFIRSRSSHEGWFIATTKKTSRPKSKS; the protein is encoded by the coding sequence ATgaacaattcaaatgattGGAGTTTTTCATTATGTGATGACTCTCTTGAACTATTTGATGCTATCGAGGAAGAAGTCGGTGATAATGATACCACTATTCATCCAAAGAGCGACGATTCTAATAATGGAGATAAATGTACACCACTGAATCAATATAACCCCTTTATACTTACAAAGATGAATTACTTCGAAAGAAAACACcccaaaacaaaactgAAGATGTTTGACAAGAAAATTAAAGTCAAGGCTACAGATATTTTAAAGAATATTGGAAGTACTCCCCCTGAAAATTTGAACTGGGACTTCACATGTTCCTGGATTCACAGAAAGGGTATTCCAACTgaaatattaaaagaagGGTTTTGCAATCGAGTTGTCAATTCTGAAAATTACCAGTTCATAAGATCAAGGTCTAGCCATGAGGGTTGGTTCATTgcaaccaccaaaaaaacaagcAGACCCAAAAGCAAAAGTTAA